The Hemiscyllium ocellatum isolate sHemOce1 chromosome 22, sHemOce1.pat.X.cur, whole genome shotgun sequence genome includes a region encoding these proteins:
- the LOC132826193 gene encoding protein phosphatase 1K, mitochondrial-like: MATFAVSLVCRPGRFLADKTMKLMCFQQKPRHSCPLSTVSTKMNWAAIERSKQFPTWESFGIWLDDPVILPPRISALQYKEKIANVGCVCQIGKRKENEDRFSVLKLPNGLSCFAVFDGHGGADAAEICSQYIGHYIQQNLKIEANLENVLLHSFLQIDSDFIQNTYGLKEGELLTSGTTATVGLMNETVLVVASVGDSPAILCREGKAKQLTEDHTPRRKDERKRIKECGGFIDWNSAGDPYVNGRLAMTRSIGDVDLKPFGVTAQPEVNTVKLEHTKDCFLILTTDGVSGIMEAQEMCDIVKKYQDPSEAAGVVNEQALQYGTQDNVTTMVVPLGAWGKYSTSLGQTSFGRMMVASSRWY; encoded by the exons ATGGCCACGTTTGCAGTCTCCCTTGTTTGCCGCCCTGGCAGGTTTCTAGCTGATAAAACAATGAAGCTCATGTGTTTCCAGCAGAAACCTCGCCATTCCTGTCCATTGTCCACTGTTAGCACTAAAATGAACTGGGCAGCTATTGAACGAAGCAAGCAGTTCCCAACTTGGGAAAGCTTTGGCATTTGGTTAGATGACCCAGTTATTTTACCACCTAGAATATCAGCTCTTCAATATAAAGAGAAGATAGCCAATGTTGGCTGTGTATGCCAGATtggaaagagaaaagagaatGAAGATCGCTTCAGTGTACTTAAACTTCCAAATGGATTATCATGTTTTGCTGTCTTTGATGGGCATGGAGGGGCTGATGCTGCTGAAATTTGTTCCCAATACATTGGGCACTATATTCA aCAAAATCTAAAAATAGAAGCAAATTTGGAAAATGTCTTGCTACATTCGTTTCTACAAATAGATAGTGACTTCATACAAAACACTTATGGTTTGAAGGAAG GTGAACTGTTAACATCAGGGACAACTGCAACTGTAGGTTTGATGAATGAAACAGTGCTTGTAGTCGCCAGTGTTGGAGATAGTCCAGCGATTCTTTGTCGTGAAGGGAAAGCTAAACAATTAACAGAAGATCACACCCCAAGAAGGAAAGATGAAAGGAAAAG GATTAAGGAATGTGGCGGTTTCATAGACTGGAATAGTGCTGGAGATCCTTATGTGAATGGTCGATTAGCCATGACTCGTAGCATTGGGGATGTGGATCTCAAACCTTTTGGAGTAACTGCTCAACCAGAAGTTAACACAGTCAAG TTAGAACATACAAAAGACTGTTTCCTGATCCTGACCACTGATGGAGTTAGTGGAATTATGGAGGCACAAGAGATGTGTGACATTGTGAAAAAATACCAGGATCCATCAGAGGCTGCTGGAGTTGTAAATGAGCAG GCTCTGCAATATGGAACACAAGACAATGTAACTACCATGGTTGTGCCACTTGGTGCCTGGGGGAAATACAGTACTTCACTTGGTCAGACCAGTTTTGGAAGGATGATGGTTGCAAGCTCCAGATGGTACTGA